One segment of Manihot esculenta cultivar AM560-2 chromosome 4, M.esculenta_v8, whole genome shotgun sequence DNA contains the following:
- the LOC110613884 gene encoding uncharacterized protein LOC110613884 isoform X3, with translation MASEKPKQGGKSPMSSSFPQSNEELAPFHLQDGADNLAGIIDNMVQSATFFLAGDVHGMPQSHAQEMSFPVMKDDLAWNVNVNDFGQYHTLGDSVAAAANIHTTGLGNSQIERNNVTNGADVSSGLQMLKAGGEANDNEICRPWLIENQINHAGTMSLSGYIPSAGEFGMNISQMCTAGGEANGNNIPVPWVFGNQFIHAGTTPVLGHNEVNGELRINNSFMAGVAQSNNPEMLDGNFLTLGYESNVETGSKYNVSSEDNSQGTKQIVLSMLNTYSSQNFARNSLNSSSKLADDSSSFCKYDSGFIRRALNESDCKRIGHVQNDDGFSSLGQNANGMSHQVCNANVFSSPVQNVVASYHQAENKDRSSSQTQNVGWLSKPSGDGRVGTQLPLVDKQHHNHTPTSWNSGLGEKKKATFANTNPHTSFQGLRTKSLMPPNSNQVFLPDTGWFGVTESSPPSSWVRSTIQPASDQLRSPHVGSVRNFSSNPSVVLPFNGVTRSIGLQGQSGQEIPAVNEPNQSSSVPSGPSLKRTASICPPSAPQPWCKKTRSIKPVSHPSASSLRRTGPPHVPLTSVDSLSSPIPQTVSSRPPLAPTSPHLPHLPRTSSPHHMKWQGRQGKHRTPQPSGRQCHICKRDLSFTPEGPIYQPEKPITAAVLPCGHHFHDSCLQRITPLNQAHDPPCIPCAIGD, from the exons ATGGCAAGTGAAAAGCCGAAACAAGGAGGTAAATCACCAATGTCTTCTTCCTTCCCCCAAAGCAATGAAGAGCTTGCACCCTTTCATCTACAGGATGGAGCTGATAATCTTGCTGGTATTATTGATAATATGGTGCAGTCTGCTACTTTTTTTCTAGCTGGGGATGTGCATGGAATGCCTCAATCTCATGCACAGGAAATGTCATTTCCTGTGATGAAGGATG ATTTGGCATGGAATGTGAATGTGAATGATTTTGGTCAATACCATACTCTTGGGGATTCCGTCGCTGCTGCTGCTAATATCCACACCACTGGTCTTGGCAATTCTCAAATTGAGAGAAATAATGTAACCAATGGAGCTGATGTGAGCAGTGGCTTACAAATGTTGAAAGCTGGTGGGGAGGCAAATGATAATGAAATTTGTAGGCCTTGGCTAATTGAAAATCAAATCAACCATGCAGGTACTATGTCTTTATCAGGCTATATCCCATCTGCTGGAGAATTCGGAATGAACATTTCACAGATGTGCACAGCTGGTGGAGAAGCAAATGGTAATAATATTCCTGTGCCTTGGGTATTTGGAAATCAATTCATCCATGCAGGTACTACACCTGTCTTAGGCCATAATGAAGTTAACGGAGAATTGAGAATTAATAACAGTTTTATGGCAGGTGTAGCTCAATCGAATAATCCTGAAATGCTTGATGGGAATTTTCTTACTCTTGGATATGAATCTAATGTGGAGACTGGATCTAAATATAATGTCTCCAGCGAAGACAACAGTCAGGGCACTAAACAGATTGTTCTATCCATGTTAAACACTTATTCTAGTCAAAATTTTGCCAGAAATTCTTTGAATTCTAGCTCTAAATTGGCTGATGATTCTTCTAGTTTCTGTAAGTATGACAGTGGATTTATTAGACGAGCACTGAATGAGAGTGACTGTAAAAGAATAGGCCATGTACAGAATGATGATGGTTTTTCTAGTTTAGGGCAGAATGCAAATGGGATGTCTCATCAAGTATGCAATGCTAATGTATTTTCTAGCCCGGTGCAGAATGTGGTTGCATCTTATCATCAAGCTGAGAACAAAGATAGATCTTCCAGTCAAACACAGAATGTAGGTTGGCTTTCTAAACCATCTGGGGATGGGAGAGTTGGGACCCAGTTGCCACTGGTAGATAAGCAACATCATAATCATACCCCAACCAGCTGGAACTCAGGACttggagagaaaaagaaagcgaCATTTGCAAATACAAATCCTCACACAAGCTTTCAAGGTCTTCGAACTAAATCATTAATGCCACCTAATAGCAACCAAGTTTTCTTACCTGACACTGGATGGTTTGGGGTGACTGAGTCGTCACCACCATCTTCTTGGGTTAGGAGTACTATTCAACCTGCTTCTGATCAGCTACGGAGTCCTCATGTAGGATCTGTCAGGAACTTCTCATCCAACCCTTCTGTGGTTTTGCCCTTTAATGGGGTCACAAGAAGCATTGGCTTGCAGGGTCAATCAG GTCAAGAAATTCCAGCAGTTAATGAGCCTAACCAGTCTTCCAGTGTCCCTTCTGGACCATCACTTAAGAGGACTGCATCCATATGCCCTCCCAGTGCTCCTCAGCCTTGGTGCAAAAAGACCAGATCAATTAAACCTGTCAGCCATCCGTCCGCTTCATCATTGCGCCGAACTGGTCCACCACATGTACCTTTAACTTCAGTTGATTCCTTAAGCTCACCCATTCCCCAGACTGTTTCCAGTCGCCCTCCTCTAGCCCCCACTTCTCCTCATCTTCCACACTTGCCCAGAACTTCTTCACCTCACCATATGAAGTGGCAAGGAAGGCAAG GAAAACATAGAACTCCTCAACCAAGTGGAAGACAATGTCATATATGCAAGAGGGATCTCTCATTCACACCGGAAGGTCCCATCTACCAACCAGAGAAACCAATAACTGCTGCTGTCTTGCCATGTGGCCACCACTTTCATGATTCTTGCTTGCAGCGCATCACACCTCTGAACCAAGCTCATGATCCTCCATGTATCCCATGTGCCATTGGTGACTAG
- the LOC110613884 gene encoding uncharacterized protein LOC110613884 isoform X7, with protein MASEKPKQGGKSPMSSSFPQSNEELAPFHLQDGADNLAGIIDNMVQSATFFLAGDVHGMPQSHAQEMSFPVMKDDLAWNVNVNDFGQYHTLGDSVAAAANIHTTGLGNSQIERNNVTNGADVSSGLQMLKAGGEANDNEICRPWLIENQINHAGTMSLSGYIPSAGEFGMNISQMCTAGGEANGNNIPVPWVFGNQFIHAGTTPVLGHNEVNGELRINNSFMAGVAQSNNPEMLDGNFLTLGYESNVETGSKYNVSSEDNSQGTKQIVLSMLNTYSSQNFARNSLNSSSKLADDSSSFCKYDSGFIRRALNESDCKRIGHVQNDDGFSSLGQNANGMSHQVCNANVFSSPVQNVVASYHQAENKDRSSSQTQNVGWLSKPSGDGRVGTQLPLVDKQHHNHTPTSWNSGLGEKKKATFANTNPHTSFQGLRTKSLMPPNSNQVFLPDTGWFGVTESSPPSSWVRSTIQPASDQLRSPHVGSVRNFSSNPSVVLPFNGVTRSIGLQGQSGKHRTPQPSGRQCHICKRDLSFTPEGPIYQPEKPITAAVLPCGHHFHDSCLQRITPLNQAHDPPCIPCAIGD; from the exons ATGGCAAGTGAAAAGCCGAAACAAGGAGGTAAATCACCAATGTCTTCTTCCTTCCCCCAAAGCAATGAAGAGCTTGCACCCTTTCATCTACAGGATGGAGCTGATAATCTTGCTGGTATTATTGATAATATGGTGCAGTCTGCTACTTTTTTTCTAGCTGGGGATGTGCATGGAATGCCTCAATCTCATGCACAGGAAATGTCATTTCCTGTGATGAAGGATG ATTTGGCATGGAATGTGAATGTGAATGATTTTGGTCAATACCATACTCTTGGGGATTCCGTCGCTGCTGCTGCTAATATCCACACCACTGGTCTTGGCAATTCTCAAATTGAGAGAAATAATGTAACCAATGGAGCTGATGTGAGCAGTGGCTTACAAATGTTGAAAGCTGGTGGGGAGGCAAATGATAATGAAATTTGTAGGCCTTGGCTAATTGAAAATCAAATCAACCATGCAGGTACTATGTCTTTATCAGGCTATATCCCATCTGCTGGAGAATTCGGAATGAACATTTCACAGATGTGCACAGCTGGTGGAGAAGCAAATGGTAATAATATTCCTGTGCCTTGGGTATTTGGAAATCAATTCATCCATGCAGGTACTACACCTGTCTTAGGCCATAATGAAGTTAACGGAGAATTGAGAATTAATAACAGTTTTATGGCAGGTGTAGCTCAATCGAATAATCCTGAAATGCTTGATGGGAATTTTCTTACTCTTGGATATGAATCTAATGTGGAGACTGGATCTAAATATAATGTCTCCAGCGAAGACAACAGTCAGGGCACTAAACAGATTGTTCTATCCATGTTAAACACTTATTCTAGTCAAAATTTTGCCAGAAATTCTTTGAATTCTAGCTCTAAATTGGCTGATGATTCTTCTAGTTTCTGTAAGTATGACAGTGGATTTATTAGACGAGCACTGAATGAGAGTGACTGTAAAAGAATAGGCCATGTACAGAATGATGATGGTTTTTCTAGTTTAGGGCAGAATGCAAATGGGATGTCTCATCAAGTATGCAATGCTAATGTATTTTCTAGCCCGGTGCAGAATGTGGTTGCATCTTATCATCAAGCTGAGAACAAAGATAGATCTTCCAGTCAAACACAGAATGTAGGTTGGCTTTCTAAACCATCTGGGGATGGGAGAGTTGGGACCCAGTTGCCACTGGTAGATAAGCAACATCATAATCATACCCCAACCAGCTGGAACTCAGGACttggagagaaaaagaaagcgaCATTTGCAAATACAAATCCTCACACAAGCTTTCAAGGTCTTCGAACTAAATCATTAATGCCACCTAATAGCAACCAAGTTTTCTTACCTGACACTGGATGGTTTGGGGTGACTGAGTCGTCACCACCATCTTCTTGGGTTAGGAGTACTATTCAACCTGCTTCTGATCAGCTACGGAGTCCTCATGTAGGATCTGTCAGGAACTTCTCATCCAACCCTTCTGTGGTTTTGCCCTTTAATGGGGTCACAAGAAGCATTGGCTTGCAGGGTCAATCAG GAAAACATAGAACTCCTCAACCAAGTGGAAGACAATGTCATATATGCAAGAGGGATCTCTCATTCACACCGGAAGGTCCCATCTACCAACCAGAGAAACCAATAACTGCTGCTGTCTTGCCATGTGGCCACCACTTTCATGATTCTTGCTTGCAGCGCATCACACCTCTGAACCAAGCTCATGATCCTCCATGTATCCCATGTGCCATTGGTGACTAG
- the LOC110613884 gene encoding uncharacterized protein LOC110613884 isoform X6, producing the protein MASEKPKQGGKSPMSSSFPQSNEELAPFHLQDGADNLADLAWNVNVNDFGQYHTLGDSVAAAANIHTTGLGNSQIERNNVTNGADVSSGLQMLKAGGEANDNEICRPWLIENQINHAGTMSLSGYIPSAGEFGMNISQMCTAGGEANGNNIPVPWVFGNQFIHAGTTPVLGHNEVNGELRINNSFMAGVAQSNNPEMLDGNFLTLGYESNVETGSKYNVSSEDNSQGTKQIVLSMLNTYSSQNFARNSLNSSSKLADDSSSFCKYDSGFIRRALNESDCKRIGHVQNDDGFSSLGQNANGMSHQVCNANVFSSPVQNVVASYHQAENKDRSSSQTQNVGWLSKPSGDGRVGTQLPLVDKQHHNHTPTSWNSGLGEKKKATFANTNPHTSFQGLRTKSLMPPNSNQVFLPDTGWFGVTESSPPSSWVRSTIQPASDQLRSPHVGSVRNFSSNPSVVLPFNGVTRSIGLQGQSAGHPVQANNASTAKAAKGQEIPAVNEPNQSSSVPSGPSLKRTASICPPSAPQPWCKKTRSIKPVSHPSASSLRRTGPPHVPLTSVDSLSSPIPQTVSSRPPLAPTSPHLPHLPRTSSPHHMKWQGRQGKHRTPQPSGRQCHICKRDLSFTPEGPIYQPEKPITAAVLPCGHHFHDSCLQRITPLNQAHDPPCIPCAIGD; encoded by the exons ATGGCAAGTGAAAAGCCGAAACAAGGAGGTAAATCACCAATGTCTTCTTCCTTCCCCCAAAGCAATGAAGAGCTTGCACCCTTTCATCTACAGGATGGAGCTGATAATCTTGCTG ATTTGGCATGGAATGTGAATGTGAATGATTTTGGTCAATACCATACTCTTGGGGATTCCGTCGCTGCTGCTGCTAATATCCACACCACTGGTCTTGGCAATTCTCAAATTGAGAGAAATAATGTAACCAATGGAGCTGATGTGAGCAGTGGCTTACAAATGTTGAAAGCTGGTGGGGAGGCAAATGATAATGAAATTTGTAGGCCTTGGCTAATTGAAAATCAAATCAACCATGCAGGTACTATGTCTTTATCAGGCTATATCCCATCTGCTGGAGAATTCGGAATGAACATTTCACAGATGTGCACAGCTGGTGGAGAAGCAAATGGTAATAATATTCCTGTGCCTTGGGTATTTGGAAATCAATTCATCCATGCAGGTACTACACCTGTCTTAGGCCATAATGAAGTTAACGGAGAATTGAGAATTAATAACAGTTTTATGGCAGGTGTAGCTCAATCGAATAATCCTGAAATGCTTGATGGGAATTTTCTTACTCTTGGATATGAATCTAATGTGGAGACTGGATCTAAATATAATGTCTCCAGCGAAGACAACAGTCAGGGCACTAAACAGATTGTTCTATCCATGTTAAACACTTATTCTAGTCAAAATTTTGCCAGAAATTCTTTGAATTCTAGCTCTAAATTGGCTGATGATTCTTCTAGTTTCTGTAAGTATGACAGTGGATTTATTAGACGAGCACTGAATGAGAGTGACTGTAAAAGAATAGGCCATGTACAGAATGATGATGGTTTTTCTAGTTTAGGGCAGAATGCAAATGGGATGTCTCATCAAGTATGCAATGCTAATGTATTTTCTAGCCCGGTGCAGAATGTGGTTGCATCTTATCATCAAGCTGAGAACAAAGATAGATCTTCCAGTCAAACACAGAATGTAGGTTGGCTTTCTAAACCATCTGGGGATGGGAGAGTTGGGACCCAGTTGCCACTGGTAGATAAGCAACATCATAATCATACCCCAACCAGCTGGAACTCAGGACttggagagaaaaagaaagcgaCATTTGCAAATACAAATCCTCACACAAGCTTTCAAGGTCTTCGAACTAAATCATTAATGCCACCTAATAGCAACCAAGTTTTCTTACCTGACACTGGATGGTTTGGGGTGACTGAGTCGTCACCACCATCTTCTTGGGTTAGGAGTACTATTCAACCTGCTTCTGATCAGCTACGGAGTCCTCATGTAGGATCTGTCAGGAACTTCTCATCCAACCCTTCTGTGGTTTTGCCCTTTAATGGGGTCACAAGAAGCATTGGCTTGCAGGGTCAATCAG CAGGTCATCCTGTTCAAGCTAATAACGCTTCTACAGCTAAAGCTGCTAAAG GTCAAGAAATTCCAGCAGTTAATGAGCCTAACCAGTCTTCCAGTGTCCCTTCTGGACCATCACTTAAGAGGACTGCATCCATATGCCCTCCCAGTGCTCCTCAGCCTTGGTGCAAAAAGACCAGATCAATTAAACCTGTCAGCCATCCGTCCGCTTCATCATTGCGCCGAACTGGTCCACCACATGTACCTTTAACTTCAGTTGATTCCTTAAGCTCACCCATTCCCCAGACTGTTTCCAGTCGCCCTCCTCTAGCCCCCACTTCTCCTCATCTTCCACACTTGCCCAGAACTTCTTCACCTCACCATATGAAGTGGCAAGGAAGGCAAG GAAAACATAGAACTCCTCAACCAAGTGGAAGACAATGTCATATATGCAAGAGGGATCTCTCATTCACACCGGAAGGTCCCATCTACCAACCAGAGAAACCAATAACTGCTGCTGTCTTGCCATGTGGCCACCACTTTCATGATTCTTGCTTGCAGCGCATCACACCTCTGAACCAAGCTCATGATCCTCCATGTATCCCATGTGCCATTGGTGACTAG